From the genome of Gryllotalpicola protaetiae:
TCCTGAACGACGACTCGGGCGACCGGCCCGCTGAGGGGTAGCGGCAGCGTAGGAACCGTGCGCAATCCGGACGATTGTTCCTACGGATCGGACGATACGACAGGGCCCTGCGTGCGAACTAGGCCCGGTTCCTATCGGAGGTTCAGGAACACGGCATAGATCGCGCCGCCGATGCTGGCGAGCACGATGCCCGTGATGGCAAGGCCCATGCCGCGCGTGCCGTTGGCATGATGTCGCGGATCGCGGGCCTGTGGACAGTCGGAGCGCCGGGCGCGCAGACTGGCGGATGCTTGCTGCGTGATCCTTCGCCTCGACCCTGCCGTGCCCGTGGTGTGGCGCTCGCCCACCGCGGTGCAGCTTGGGGTCGACCCCGTCGTGTGCGTGTTCGACGGGGTGAGCTATGCGACCGAGCGGCTGCTCGCGGCCCTCGCGGTCGGCGTGCCCGGGGAAGGGCTCGAGGTCGTCGCCGAGGCCGCAGGGGTCGGGGCCGAGTACAGCGAGGCGCTGCTCGAGGCAGTACGGCCCGCGCTGCTCGACGCGGCCGCGGCGCGCCCCGCCCAGGCGCCCGGCCCGGCCACGCTGCGCGTCGCGGTCGACGGCGGCGGCCCGGCCGCAGGGCAGCTCGCCGAGGTGCTCTCGGGGCTCGGCGTGCGGCTCGTCGACGCGCTGCCCGCACTCGGCGACGAGACGGATGCCGCGGTGCTGCTCGGCTCCTACGCGATCGCGACCGGCAGGCACAGCGCCTGGCTGCGCCGCGACGTGCCGCACCTCGGCGTGGTCTTCGGCGAGCGCGGGGCTCGCATCGGCCCGTTCGTCGAGCCGGGGCTCGGCCCGTGCCTCGCCTGCCTCGACCTTGAGCGGGCCGACCAGGATCCGGCATGGCCGGTGATCGCGGCGCAGCTCACGGCGAAGAGATCGCCTGTCGAGGGCGGGCGGTTCGCGGCATCCGTCGTCCTGCGCGCGGTGGGCGAACTGCTCGCGCACCTGCAGGGCGGCTCACGCGAGCTGGTGGGCGCGACCCTCGAACTGCGCCCAGACGGCGGCGAGACGCTCGTCAGGCACGCGCCGCACGCTCGATGCGGCTGCCGAGCTCTGCCAGGAAGCGAGACGGCTGACGTGCGGCAGCTCGCCCCGTTCCGGTCTCGGCCCAGCTCAGCCGCAGCCGCCGTCTCGCTCGCGTGATGCCGACGTAGAGCAGACGGCGCTCTTCATCGACCTGCTCGAAGGTCGTCGCGTAGGAGATCGGCACGAGGCCTTCGGCGAGCCCGATGATGTGCACCTCGTCCCACTCGAGGCCCTTCGCGCTGTGCAGCGTCGCGAGCGTGACGGCGCGCACGGTCGGCTCGTGCTGGCTCGCCTGGCGCTCGAGAAGCTCGTCGGTGAAGCGGCGGAAGCTCGTGCCGGGGGCCGCCTGGTCGGCGAGCGTCATGAGCGCGTTCAGGCTCTCCCACCGGTCGCGCACGGCGCCCGCGCCCTCGGGAGGGCTCTGACTCCAGCCGAGCGACCGCAGCACGTCGGAGACCGACTTGAACAGCGGCTCGCCGCTGACCGTCACAGAGGCGGCGCGCAGCGACAGCACCGCCTGCTTCACCTCTGGCAGATCGAAGAACCGCTGAGCACCGTGGACGCGGTACGGCACGCCCGCCTGCGTGAGCGCCGCCTCGAGCGCCTGCGACTGCACGTTGAAGCGGTAGAGCACGGCGATCGACTCGGGCGCGGTGCCCGCGGCGATCGAGGCGGTGATGGATGCCGCGACGGCAGCCGCCTCGGACGCGTCGGTCGGATGGCCGGCCACGGCGGGTGTGGGAGCCGGCTCCGGCTGGGCGGCATGCAGCACGAGGGACCCCTGGCGGCCGCGCATCAGCTCGTTGGCCGCCGCGACGACCGGCGCCGTCGAGCGGTAGTTCTGCTCGAGGCGCACCACGGTGGCGTCCTCCCACCGGCGCTCGAAACCGAGCAGGAATCCGCTCGATGCCCCGGCGAAGGTGTAGATCGTCTGGCTGGCATCGCCGACGACGCACAGGTCGCGGCGGTCGCCGAGCCACAGCTCGAGCAGCTGCTGCTGCAGCGGCGAGACGTCCTGGTACTCGTCGACGACGAAGAAGCGGTACTGCTCGCGCACCTGCATCGCGACCGTCGGCTCGGACTCGATCATGCCGGCCGTCGCGAGCAGCACGTCCTCGAAGTCGATCTGCTTGCGCTCGTCCTTGAGGGTCTCGTAGCCGGCCATGAGGTCGGCGAGCTGCTCGGGCTTCAGGTTTCCTGGCGCCGGCCTGCCGGCCTTCGCGTACGCCTCGATGCCGAGGCCGCTCACCTTGCGATACTCGATCTCGGCTGCGGCATCGCGCAGCGTCGCGGTGTCGAGCTTCAGCTTCAGCAGCTGCGCGGCCTGCCCGAGCAGCCGCGCTTTCCCCGGCAGCAGCTCGGGCGCACGACCGCCGGCGACGACCGGCCAGAAGTGGTTCAGCTGGGCGAGGGCCGCCGCGTGGAAGGTGCGCGCCTGCACCCCGCCTGCGCCGAGCTGGCGCAGCCTGCCGCGCAGCTCGGCCGCCGCCCGGTTCGTGAACGTGAGCGCCATGACCCGGTTCGGCGCGTAGGCCCCGGTGGCGACCCCGTAGGCGATGCGGTGCGTGATCGCGCGGGTCTTGCCCGTGCCGGCTCCCGCCAGGATGCAGACGGGCCCGAGCAGCGCCTCGGCCGCGACCCGCTGCTCGGCGTCGAGGCCGGCGAGAAGGTCGTCGGGGGTCACGGGGCGATTCGCCCCTGCCGCGGCGCCTCGCTCAGCGGGCCGCCGTACCACTCCGCGATGATGGCGTGCGCGATCGACGCCGACATCGGCAGCTTCAGGTCGTCGCGCTCGGCCCACAGCTCGTCGCGGGTGAACCAGCGCACCGCCAGGATCTCCTGCCCGTCGGGGCGGGTCGGCACCTCGCCCTGCGCGACGGCGCGGGCCTCGAAGCCGATCATGACGGATGCCGGGAAGGGCCACGGCTGCGAACCGAGGTACCTCGGGCGGGTGCACACGACGCCGGCCTCTTCATGCACCTCGCGGATGACGGCCGCCTCGAACGGCTCCCCGGGCTCGACGAAGCCCGCGAGGATCGACCAGCGGTTGTTCTCCCACATGGCGTTGCTGCCGAGCAGGATGCGGTCGGCGTCGTCGAGCACCCGCACGATGATCGCCGGGTCGGTGCGCGGGAAGACCTCTTTGCCGTCGACGAAGCAGCGGCGCA
Proteins encoded in this window:
- a CDS encoding ATP-dependent helicase, coding for MTPDDLLAGLDAEQRVAAEALLGPVCILAGAGTGKTRAITHRIAYGVATGAYAPNRVMALTFTNRAAAELRGRLRQLGAGGVQARTFHAAALAQLNHFWPVVAGGRAPELLPGKARLLGQAAQLLKLKLDTATLRDAAAEIEYRKVSGLGIEAYAKAGRPAPGNLKPEQLADLMAGYETLKDERKQIDFEDVLLATAGMIESEPTVAMQVREQYRFFVVDEYQDVSPLQQQLLELWLGDRRDLCVVGDASQTIYTFAGASSGFLLGFERRWEDATVVRLEQNYRSTAPVVAAANELMRGRQGSLVLHAAQPEPAPTPAVAGHPTDASEAAAVAASITASIAAGTAPESIAVLYRFNVQSQALEAALTQAGVPYRVHGAQRFFDLPEVKQAVLSLRAASVTVSGEPLFKSVSDVLRSLGWSQSPPEGAGAVRDRWESLNALMTLADQAAPGTSFRRFTDELLERQASQHEPTVRAVTLATLHSAKGLEWDEVHIIGLAEGLVPISYATTFEQVDEERRLLYVGITRARRRLRLSWAETGTGRAAARQPSRFLAELGSRIERAARA
- the nudC gene encoding NAD(+) diphosphatase, with the translated sequence MTRRTALEPLTGLVVDRDAERRARPELFDELLADPATRLLPLWRGKALTTTAEGERALDLITPDRQTAALLRVYLGRTVASGIPVIAVTLTDAAAVELEPDQSRWVGLREAGADLGEVDYALFVEAVAIANWHESHTHCPRCGTPTVVEQGGWVRRCFVDGKEVFPRTDPAIIVRVLDDADRILLGSNAMWENNRWSILAGFVEPGEPFEAAVIREVHEEAGVVCTRPRYLGSQPWPFPASVMIGFEARAVAQGEVPTRPDGQEILAVRWFTRDELWAERDDLKLPMSASIAHAIIAEWYGGPLSEAPRQGRIAP